One genomic window of Ornithorhynchus anatinus isolate Pmale09 chromosome 10, mOrnAna1.pri.v4, whole genome shotgun sequence includes the following:
- the EEF1AKMT3 gene encoding EEF1A lysine methyltransferase 3 produces MAEREPEPEPEPEPEPELPLGDGLFADAFTEETRFRFCGHELSIAQRFGARLGVAAPVWDAALSLCGYFEQQQLDFGGKRVIELGAGTGVVGILAALLGGGVTWTITGPAPGPWKQIQCNVRAKRARPAGRARVRALRWGQDQGLFPGDFDLVLGADIVYLEPEFPQLLATLQHLCGSRGTALLAAKMREEHGTGRFFRCLLPRAFHVELVHCDQEQNIHIYRATPRGAGPPA; encoded by the exons ATGGCGGAGCGGGaaccggagccggagccggagccggagccggagccggagctccCGCTGGGGGACGGGCTGTTCGCCGACGCTTTCACGGAGGAGACCCGTTTTCGCTTCTGCGGCCACGAGCTGAGCATCGCGCAGCGCTTTGGGGCGCGGCTCGGCGTGGCGGCCCCGGTGTGGGACGCG GCCCTCAGCTTGTGTGGCTACTTTGAGCAGCAGCAGTTGGACTTTGGCGGAAAGAGGGTGATTGAACTGGGGGCCGGGACCGGTGTCGTGGGCATCCTGGCTGCATTGCTGGGTGG GGGGGTGACGTGGACCATCACCGGACCTGCCCCTGGCCCTTGGAAGCAGATCCAGTGCAACGTGCGAGCCAAACGTGCCAGGCCCGCCGGCCGGGCACGGGTCCGGGCCCTGCGCTGGGGGCAGGACCAGGGACTGTTCCCGGGCGACTTCGACCTGGTGCTTGGTGCGGACATCGTCTACCTGGAACCCGAGTTCCCGCAGCTGCTGGCCACTCTGCAACACCTGTGCGGGTCCCGCGGCACCGCACTCCTGGCCGCCAAGATGCGCGAGGAGCACGGCACTGGACGCTTTTTCCGCTGCCTGCTGCCCCGTGCCTTCCACGTGGAGCTGGTGCATTGCGACCAGGAGCAGAACATCCACATCTACAGGGCCACGCCCAGGGGGGCCGGACCCCCGGCCTGA
- the METTL1 gene encoding tRNA (guanine-N(7)-)-methyltransferase isoform X2 — MAGAPPPQKRFYRQRAHSNPMADHTLRYPVRPEDMDWSELFPAFCPPLTKQEEEGRPPARVEFADIGCGYGGLLVELSPLFPSTLMLGLEIRVKVSDYVQDRIRALRAASEGGYQNIACLRSNAMKHLPNFFRKGQLTKMFFLFPDPHFKRTKHKWRIISPTLLAEYAYVLALGAGGSSRTGAGVHGHGRGGLAFLDLYSL, encoded by the exons aTGGCCGGCGCTCCGCCCCCCCAGAAACGGTTCTACCGGCAGCGGGCGCACTCCAACCCCATGGCGGACCACACGCTGCGCTA cccagtgcGGCCTGAGGACATGGATTGGTCTGAGCTGTTCCCCGCTTTCTGCCCTCCACTgacaaagcaggaggaggaggggcggccccCTGCCCGCGTGGAATTCGCAGACATCGGCTGTGGCTACGGAGGCCTCTTAG TGGAACTGTCTCCCCTGTTCCCATCCACACTGATGCTGGGGCTGGAGATCAGGGTGAAGGTCTCGGACTACGTCCAGGACCGCATTCGGGCCCTGCGGGCAGCCTCCGAGGGCGGATACCAGAACATCGCCTGTCTGCGCAGCAACGCTATGAAGCACCTCCCCAACTTCTTCCGAAAAGGacag CTGACGAAGATGTTCTTCCTGTTCCCGGACCCTCACTTCAAGCGGACGAAACACAAGTGGCGGATCATCAGCCCCACACTGCTGGCAGAGTACGCCTACGTGCTGGCCCTCGGG gcggggggatcgTCTCGGACAGGGGCTGGTGTACACGGTCACGGACGTGGCGGACTTGCATTCCTGGATCTGTACTCACTTTGA
- the LOC114814717 gene encoding 25-hydroxyvitamin D-1 alpha hydroxylase, mitochondrial, with the protein MPSVAHLVQGLPRLGAWLRGLPRGRAASVAASGPWGLDDIPGPSGPAFAAELLFGGGLGRLHELQLRGRAEFGPVWAARFGPVRTVHVAAAALQEQVLRQEGPWPERCRLSPWTEQRRRRDRACGLLTAEGREWEELRSLLAPLLLRPGAAAAFAEPLDGVVRDLVPRLRRRRGRARAGPPALVSDVAGELYKFGLEAVAAVLLGSRLGCLEEEAPPDTAAFIRAVGSALEGALLAMVVPRLLPGPRRRLERDWDRMFSFAERHLERAGGGLAATLLRGPMSPESVLGNVTELLLAGVDTVSNTLSWTLYELSRRPEVQTALHAEIAAALPAAPRAPSSAAALARLPLLRAVVKEVLRLYPVVPGNSRVPDRDIRVGRFVIPRNTLVTLCQFATSRDPCQFPSPDSFCPERWLSGTAVTPAPAPHPFASLPFGFGKRSCVGRRLAELELHLTLAQILLHFEVRPEPGAAPVEPMTRTVLVPARSINLQFLDR; encoded by the exons ATGCCGAGCGTCGCCCATCTGGTGCAGGGGCTGCCGCGGCTCGGGGCCTGGCTCCGGGGGCTCCCGCGGGGTCGGGCCGCCTCGGTCGCCGCCTCGGGGCCCTGGGGCCTGGACGACATCCCGGGTCCCTCGGGCCCCGCCTTTGCGGCCGAGCTCCTGTTCGGGGGGGGCCTGGGCCGCCTGCACGAGCTGCAG CTGCGGGGCCGTGCGGAGTTCGGGCCGGTGTGGGCCGCCCGCTTCGGGCCGGTGCGGACGGTGCacgtggcggcggcggcgctgcAGGAGCAGGTCCTGCGGCAGGAAGGCCCCTGGCCCGAGCGCTGCCGCCTCTCGCCCTGGACCGAGCAGCGCCGCCGGCGGGACCGGGCCTGCGGGCTGCTCACCGC GGAGGGTCGCGAGTGGGAGGAGCTCCGCAGCCTCCTGGCTCCGCTCCTGCTgcggcccggggccgccgcggCCTTCGCCGAGCCCCTGGACGGCGTCGTCCGTGACTTGGTGCCGCGGCTCCGGCGAcggcggggccgggctcgggccgggccgcccgcgcTGGTCAGCGACGTGGCCGGGGAGCTGTACAAGTTCGGCCTCGAAG CGGTGGCGGCGGTGCTGCTGGGCTCCCGCttgggctgcctggaggaggaggcgccGCCGGACACGGCCGCGTTCATCCGCGCGGTGGGCTCGGCCCTGGAGGGCGCGCTGCTGGCCATGGTGGTGCCCCGCCTGCTGCCCGGACCCCGGCGGCGGCTGGAGCGGGACTGGGATCGGATGTTTAGCTTCG ctGAACGCCACCTGGAGCGGGCAGGGGGCGGCTTGGCCGCTACTCTCCTCCGGGGCCCGATGTCCCCAGAGTCCGTCTTGGGCAACGTGACGGAGCTGCTGCTGGCCGGAGTGGACACG GTCTCCAACACCCTGTCTTGGACGCTGTACGAGCTGTCTCGGCGGCCCGAGGTCCAGACCGCCCTCCACGCAGAGATCGCGGCGGCCCTGCCCGCGGCGCCCCGCGCCCCCTCCTCGGCCGCAGCCCTGGCCCGGCTGCCCCTGCTCAGGGCCGTGGTGAAGGAGGTgctgag gctctATCCCGTGGTTCCAGGAAACTCCCGCGTCCCGGACAGAGACATTCGCGTGGGCCGTTTTGTCATTCCTCGAAAC aCGCTGGTCACTCTCTGCCAGTTTGCCACGTCCCGCGACCCTTGCCAGTTTCCGTCGCCGGATTCCTTCTGCCCAGAGCGCTGGCTGTCGGGCACCGCGGtcaccccagccccggccccgcaccctttCGCCTCCCTGCCCTTCGGCTTCGGCAAGCGCAGCTGCGTGGGGCGGCGCCTGGCAGAGCTGGAGCTACACCTGACCCTGGCCCAG ATCCTGCTTCACTTCGAGGTGAGGCCGGAACCGGGCGCTGCCCCCGTAGAGCCCATGACCCGGACTGTTCTGGTGCCAGCGAGAAGCATCAACCTGCAGTTTTTGGACCGCTAG
- the METTL1 gene encoding tRNA (guanine-N(7)-)-methyltransferase isoform X1 yields the protein MAGAPPPQKRFYRQRAHSNPMADHTLRYPVRPEDMDWSELFPAFCPPLTKQEEEGRPPARVEFADIGCGYGGLLVELSPLFPSTLMLGLEIRVKVSDYVQDRIRALRAASEGGYQNIACLRSNAMKHLPNFFRKGQLTKMFFLFPDPHFKRTKHKWRIISPTLLAEYAYVLALGGLVYTVTDVADLHSWICTHFEEHPLFERVPLEMLSDDPIVKRLDTSTEEGKKVGRTGGQTFPAVFRRVGQSPAKK from the exons aTGGCCGGCGCTCCGCCCCCCCAGAAACGGTTCTACCGGCAGCGGGCGCACTCCAACCCCATGGCGGACCACACGCTGCGCTA cccagtgcGGCCTGAGGACATGGATTGGTCTGAGCTGTTCCCCGCTTTCTGCCCTCCACTgacaaagcaggaggaggaggggcggccccCTGCCCGCGTGGAATTCGCAGACATCGGCTGTGGCTACGGAGGCCTCTTAG TGGAACTGTCTCCCCTGTTCCCATCCACACTGATGCTGGGGCTGGAGATCAGGGTGAAGGTCTCGGACTACGTCCAGGACCGCATTCGGGCCCTGCGGGCAGCCTCCGAGGGCGGATACCAGAACATCGCCTGTCTGCGCAGCAACGCTATGAAGCACCTCCCCAACTTCTTCCGAAAAGGacag CTGACGAAGATGTTCTTCCTGTTCCCGGACCCTCACTTCAAGCGGACGAAACACAAGTGGCGGATCATCAGCCCCACACTGCTGGCAGAGTACGCCTACGTGCTGGCCCTCGGG GGGCTGGTGTACACGGTCACGGACGTGGCGGACTTGCATTCCTGGATCTGTACTCACTTTGAGGAACACCCGCTGTTTGAGCGTGTGCCCCTGGAAATGCTG AGCGACGACCCCATCGTGAAGAGGCTTGACACCTcgacagaggaggggaagaaggtcgGGCGCACCGGAGGCCAGACGTTTCCAGCCGTGTTCCGGAGGGTCGGGCAGTCCCCGGCCAAAAAGTGA